From Carassius auratus strain Wakin chromosome 1, ASM336829v1, whole genome shotgun sequence, the proteins below share one genomic window:
- the LOC113100208 gene encoding importin-5-like has translation MAEQQQFYLLLSNLMSPDNTVRKQSEEAYDTIPGQTKITFLLQAIRDASAAEEVKQMAAVLLRRLLSSSFEEVYPSLTIDLQTAIKTELLAGIQSEGSPNIRKKVCDIAAELTRNLIDDDGNNQWPEILKFLFDSVNSQDVNLRESALHIFWNFPGIFGNQQQHYLEVIKRMLVQCMQDQENPQIRTLAARAASSFILSNEGNTALLKHFSDLLPGILQAVNESCYRGDDSVLKSLVEIADTAPKYLRPNLEATLQLSLKLCADTNLTNMQRQLALEVIVTLSETAAAMLRKHTNIVAQSVPQMLSMMVDLEEDEEWAMADELEDDDFDSNAVAGESALDRIACGLGGKIVLPMIKQHIMQMLQNPDWKYRHAGLMALSAIGEGCHQQMEAILSEIVSFVLLFCQDPHPRVRYAACNAIGQMATDFAPTFQKKFHDKVISALLQTMEDQTNPRVQAHAAAALINFTEDCPKTLLIPYLDSLVQHLHVIMVAKLQELIQKGTKLVLEQVVTSIASVADTAEEKFVPYYDLFMPSLKHIVENAVQKELRLLRGKTIECISLIGLAVGKDKFMPDASAVMQLLLKTQTDFNDLEDDDPQISYMISAWARMCKILGKEFQQYLPVVMGPLMKTASIKPEVALLDTQDMENMSEDDGWEFVNLGDQQSFGIKTAGLEEKATACQMLVCYAKELKEGFVEYTEQVVKLMVPLLKFYFHDGVRVAAAESMPLLLECARVRGPEYLTQMWHFMCDALIKSIGTEPDSDVLSEIMHSFAKCIELMGDGCLNNEHFEELGGILKGKLEEHFKNQEVRQAKRQDEDYDEQVEETLQDEDDNDVYILTKVSDILHSIFSSYREKVLPWFEQLLQLFVNLICPHRPWADRQWGLCIFDDVIEHCSPSSFKYAEYFLRPMMQSLCDTSPEVRQAAAYGIGVMAQFGGENYRPAFTEAVPLLVGVIQSPDARAKENVNATENCISAVAKVMKYRPECVNVNEILPHWLSWLPLNEDKEEAVHTFNYLCDLIESNNPIVLGPDNTNLPKIFIIIADGVANESIKGEDGCSKRMANVIRQVQVSGGLWTQCVSALNETQQKAIQDLLNTA, from the exons ATGGCGGAGCAGCAGCAGTTCTACCTCTTACTGAGCAACCTGATGAGCCCTGACAACACCGTCAGGAAGCAATCCGAG GAAGCGTATGACACCATCCCAGGTCAGACGAAGATCACCTTTTTACTACAGGCCATCCGCGATGCATCCGCTGCTGAGGAG GTTAAGCAGATGGCAGCTGTGCTGTTGCGGCGCCTGCTCTCCTCGTCTTTTGAGGAGGTCTATCCCAGCCTGACCATTGACTTGCAGACGGCCATCAAGACAGAGCTGCTCGCTGGAATCCAGTCTGAAGGCTCCCCCAACATCCGCAAGAAGGTCTGCGATATTGCTGCAGAGCTCACTCGCAATCTTATCG ATGATGACGGAAATAATCAGTGGCCAGAGATCCTCAAGTTCCTGTTTGATTCGGTCAACTCTCAGGACGTCAACCTCCGAGAATCAGCGCTGCACATTTTCTG GAACTTCCCAGGTATCTTTGGCAATCAGCAGCAGCATTATCTGGAAGTGATCAAGCGTATGCTGGTTCAGTGTATGCAGGATCAGGAAAACCCACAG attcgAACCCTGGCTGCACGTGCAGCTTCATCCTTTATCCTGTCCAATGAGGGCAACACAGCCTTGCTGAAACACTTCTCAGATCTTCTTCCCGGCATCCTACAG GCGGTAAATGAGTCCTGTTACCGTGGTGATGACTCGGTGCTGAAGTCATTGGTGGAGATTGCAGACACGGCCCCCAAATACTTGAGACCAAACCTGGAAGCCACTCTCCAACTGAGCCTGAAG ttGTGCGCAGACACCAATCTTACGAACATGCAACGGCAGCTGGCTCTGGAAGTCATCGTCACTCTGTCTGAAACTGCTGCTGCCATGCTGAGAAAACACACCAACATTGTTGCTCAGAGTG TACCTCAGATGTTGAGTATGATGGTGGAtctggaggaggatgaggagtgGGCCATGGCTGATGAACTAGAAGATGATGATTTTGATAG TAATGCTGTTGCTGGTGAAAGCGCTCTGGATAGGATTGCATGTGGTCTCGGAGGAAAGATTGTCCTTCCCATGATCAAACAGCACATCATGCAGATGTTGCAGAACC CTGATTGGAAGTATAGGCACGCTGGTCTGATGGCGCTCTCTGCTATCGGCGAGGGCTGTCATCAACAGATGGAGGCCATTCTGAGTGAGATCGTCAGCTTCGTTTTGCTCTTCTGTCAGGATCCG CACCCCCGGGTTCGTTACGCCGCCTGTAATGCTATTGGACAGATGGCCACAGACTTCGCCCCCACCTTCCAGAAAAAATTCCACGACAAG gtgATTTCTGCGCTCTTGCAGACCATGGAGGATCAGACAAACCCTCGCGTCCAGGCCCACGCAGCAGCCGccctcattaacttcactgaggACTGTCCCAAAACCCTGCTCATCCCCTATTTGGACAGTCTCGTCCAGCACCTGCATGTCATCATGGTCGCCAAACTCCAGGAG CTGATCCAGAAAGGCACCAAACTGGTGCTGGAGCAGGTTGTGACGTCCATCGCCTCGGTGGCTGACACTGCAGAGGAGAAGTTTGTGCCCTATTACGATCTGTTCATGCCCTCCCTCAAACACATTGTAGAGAACGCTGTTCAGAAGGAGCTTCGCCTGCTCAGAGGAAAGACCATTGAGTGCATCAGCCTGATCGGCCTGGCTGTGGGCAAAGACAAG TTCATGCCGGATGCTTCAGCTGTGATGCAGCTTCTTCTGAAGACACAGACTGATTTCAATGACCTGGAGGACGATGATCCACAG ATCTCCTACATGATCTCTGCCTGGGCGCGCATGTGTAAGATCCTGGGGAAGGAGTTTCAGCAGTACCTGCCTGTGGTGATGGGCCCACTGATGAAGACTGCCTCCATTAAACCTGAAGTGGCCCTTCTTGATA CTCAGGACATGGAGAACATGTCCGAAGATGATGGTTGGGAGTTTGTGAATCTTGGAGACCAACAGAGTTTTGGCATCAAGACCGCAGGACTGGAGGAGAAAGCCACAGCGTGCCAGATGCTG GTGTGCTATGCTAAAGAGCTGAAGGAAGGTTTTGTTGAGTACACGGAGCAAGTGGTCAAGCTCATGGTTCCTCTTCTGAAGTTCTACTTCCATGATG GTGTGCGTGTGGCGGCGGCTGAGTCGATGCCTCTCCTGCTGGAATGTGCTCGTGTCAGAGGCCCAGAATATCTCACACAGATGTGGCACTTCATGTGTGACGCCCTCATCAAATCCATCGGCACCGAACCCGACTCGGACGTGCTGTCAGAAATCATGCACTCGTTTGCAAAG TGCATCGAGCTGATGGGAGATGGATGCCTGAACAACGAGCACTTTGAGGAACTGGGCGGCATTTTGAAAGGAAAACTAGAGGAGCACTTTAAAAACCAGGAGGTCAGACAAG cCAAACGACAAGATGAAGACTATGACGAGCAGGTTGAGGAGACATTACAAGACGAG GATGACAACGATGTTTACATCCTGACCAAGGTGTCCGACATCCTGCACTCGATCTTCAGCAGTTACAGAGAGAAGGTTCTTCCGTGGTTCGAGCAGCTGCTGCAGCTATTCGTCAATTTGATC TGTCCTCACAGACCTTGGGCGGACAGACAATGGGGTTTGTGCATATTTGATGATGTGATCGAACACTGCAGCCCGTCTTCCTTCAAATACGCGGAGTACTTCCTGCGGCCCATGATGCAGTCGCTGTGTGACACCAGCCCGGAGGTGCGTCAGGCGGCTGCTTATGGCATTGGGGTCATGGCTCAGTTTGGAGGAGAAAACTACAGGCCTGCTTTCACAG AGGCTGTCCCTCTGCTTGTTGGAGTGATCCAGTCTCCAGATGCCAGAGCAAAAGAAAATGTCAATGCCACTGAGAACTGCATCTCTGCTGTGGCCAAAGTCATGAAGTACCGCCCAGAGTGCGTCAACGTCAATGAGATCCTCCCTCATTGGCTGTCCTGGCTGCCACTCAATGAGGATAAAGAGGAAGCGGTCCACACGTTCAACTATCTCTGTGACCTCATTGAGAG TAACAATCCCATTGTTCTTGGACCTGACAATACGAATCTTCCCAAGATTTTCATCATAATCGCTGACGGTGTTGCGAATGAATCGATTAAAGGTGAAGATGGCTGCAGCAAACGAATGGCCAACGTTATTCGTCAAGTACAA GTTTCTGGAGGACTCTGGACGCAGTGTGTTTCAGCGCTCAACGAGACTCAGCAGAAGGCCATCCAGGACCTCCTGAACACGGCTTGA